CATCGAGCACTATACAATAGCTCTTATGCACAACTCTATCTAGAGCAGCATTAGCCATAACCGGCTCAGGGAAGAGTTCCAGCCACCCTTCAGTTTTTCTGTTACTGGTAATAATAAAGCTGCTACTTATATATTTTTCAGCAATTAATTCATACAGATCTGATGCTTGTAGAGGAGTTAAAGCTTTAAGCCCAAAGTCATCTAAGATTAGTAAATCTGTTTTAGTATACTCTGTAATCATCTCTTTCCAAGAATCATCAGCCCTACTTGCCTGGAACTTGCTAAATAAGTTATTGGCTCTTATAAATTTTACTTTCTTACCGGCACGACATGCCTGGTGCCCTAATGCTTGAGCTAAATGGGTTTTGCCGGTTCCGGTAGGGCCTAGTATAATAACATTCTGCTTTTCTTTTATATATTTATTGCTCATTAGGTGATTTATTATTTGCCTTACTTCCATAGAGTATTTCTTCATATCAAGGTTCT
The DNA window shown above is from Candidatus Jidaibacter acanthamoeba and carries:
- the istB gene encoding IS21-like element helper ATPase IstB — translated: MDEVIISKLAKELRLSGMVETLPLRLQEAKNKSLAYEEFLGLILQDEKQRRECKSIAHRIKGAKFEEEKTFENLDMKKYSMEVRQIINHLMSNKYIKEKQNVIILGPTGTGKTHLAQALGHQACRAGKKVKFIRANNLFSKFQASRADDSWKEMITEYTKTDLLILDDFGLKALTPLQASDLYELIAEKYISSSFIITSNRKTEGWLELFPEPVMANAALDRVVHKSYCIVLDGESYRKNAIPKLNKGEIEM